The Pygocentrus nattereri isolate fPygNat1 chromosome 1, fPygNat1.pri, whole genome shotgun sequence genome window below encodes:
- the fam131ba gene encoding uncharacterized protein fam131ba isoform X2, with translation MGCIGSRTITADAVPVRKDGEQLSMEDTTSILPRLKRNSNAYGIGALAKSSLSGVTRSMKDKVTKPTAMAQGRVAHMIEWQSWGKPSAGPIGGAGRSNLHRERERRMENDAYSDLSDGEKEARMAAGVMQQFAISEATLLAWNSMDGESLCADSNQGSVAHLSEVNQESITSRDQPMHHSSAEVWPHTCVSQGLYCLSSSDAWEPISNEPSGMASPAAGSYIMAGGASGEGYDGSALYLSQQQQLTLQQQSHLQQLQHLQQYQQQQLLQYQQQSLEHRLHSASHSLQATPNSTIHSLGPPTHPRLADLWAAAQVEPHQMEMMGHMGITLAEMGMPESYGDELVTENECILEQQEEEAREDDITLTLEPEPMSVTPVLTPPPPREDPTPPGGTSPAQAPAEPTAEHMTFEVTSYVVQSLEEKEEEVVEEGTVVVVATN, from the exons CGGCAGACGCGGTTCCCGTAAGGAAAGATGGAGAGCAG CTGTCTATGGAGGACACCACCTCCATCTTGCCTCGTCTGAAGCGGAACTCCAACGCCTATGGGATTGGAGCTCTGGCTAAGTCCTCTCTGTCAG GTGTGACGAGGTCCATGAAAGACAAGGTAACTAAACCCACTGCTATGGCTCAAGGACGCGTGGCCCATATGATTGAGTGGCAGAGTTGGGGTAAACCATCTGCTGGACCAATAGGAGGAGCAGGGCGCTCCAACCTGCAccgtgagagagaaaggagaatgGAGAATGACGCCTACAGTGACCTAAGTGACGGAGAGAAGGAGGCGCGAATGGCAGCAG GAGTGATGCAGCAGTTTGCGATCTCTGAGGCCACACTGCTGGCCTGGAACTCCATGGATGGAGAGAGCCTCTGTGCCGACTCCAACCAGGGCAGCGTGGCCCACCTCAGCGAAGTCAACCAGGAGAGCATCACCAGCAGAG ATCAGCCAATGCATCACTCTTCTGCAGAAGTCTGGCCTCACACTTGCGTCTCACAGGGCCTCTACTGCCTCTCCTCCTCTGATGCCTGGGAGCCAATCAGCAACGAGCCTTCAGGCATGGCCTCTCCAGCTGCCGGCTCCTACATAATGGCAGGCGGGGCGTCTGGAGAGGGTTACGATGGCTCCGCCCTCTATCTgtcccagcagcagcagctgacactgcagcagcagagccaCTTACAGCAGCTGCAGCATCTCCAGCAGTACCAGCAGCAGCAACTACTGCAGTACCAACAACAG TCGCTGGAACATCGACTACACAGCGCCTCCCATTCCTTGCAAGCCACGCCCAACAGCACCATTCACAGCCTGGGACCACCCACTCACCCGCGATTGGCCGACTTGTGGGCAGCGGCTCAGGTGGAGCCCCATCAGATGGAGATGATGGGACACATGGGTATAACCCTGGCAGAAATGGGCATGCCTGAATCGTATGGGGACGAGTTAGTTACAGAAAATGAATGCATCCTTGAGCAACAGGAGGAGGAAGCCAGG GAGGATGACATCACATTAACGCTTGAGCCTGAGCCAATGTCCGTAACCCCCGTTCTGACCCCTCCGCCTCCAAGAGAGGACCCCACACCACCTGGCGGCACGAGTCCAGCACAGGCACCAGCAGAGCCAACGGCTGAGCACATGACCTTCGAGGTCACATCCTACGTTGTCCAATCACTGGAGGAGAAGGAAGAGGAAGTGGTGGAGGAGGGGACCGTGGTTGTAGTGGCAACCAATTGA
- the fam131ba gene encoding uncharacterized protein fam131ba isoform X1 produces the protein MGCIGSRTITADAVPVRKDGEQLSMEDTTSILPRLKRNSNAYGIGALAKSSLSGVSGVTRSMKDKVTKPTAMAQGRVAHMIEWQSWGKPSAGPIGGAGRSNLHRERERRMENDAYSDLSDGEKEARMAAGVMQQFAISEATLLAWNSMDGESLCADSNQGSVAHLSEVNQESITSRDQPMHHSSAEVWPHTCVSQGLYCLSSSDAWEPISNEPSGMASPAAGSYIMAGGASGEGYDGSALYLSQQQQLTLQQQSHLQQLQHLQQYQQQQLLQYQQQSLEHRLHSASHSLQATPNSTIHSLGPPTHPRLADLWAAAQVEPHQMEMMGHMGITLAEMGMPESYGDELVTENECILEQQEEEAREDDITLTLEPEPMSVTPVLTPPPPREDPTPPGGTSPAQAPAEPTAEHMTFEVTSYVVQSLEEKEEEVVEEGTVVVVATN, from the exons CGGCAGACGCGGTTCCCGTAAGGAAAGATGGAGAGCAG CTGTCTATGGAGGACACCACCTCCATCTTGCCTCGTCTGAAGCGGAACTCCAACGCCTATGGGATTGGAGCTCTGGCTAAGTCCTCTCTGTCAGGTGTGTCAG GTGTGACGAGGTCCATGAAAGACAAGGTAACTAAACCCACTGCTATGGCTCAAGGACGCGTGGCCCATATGATTGAGTGGCAGAGTTGGGGTAAACCATCTGCTGGACCAATAGGAGGAGCAGGGCGCTCCAACCTGCAccgtgagagagaaaggagaatgGAGAATGACGCCTACAGTGACCTAAGTGACGGAGAGAAGGAGGCGCGAATGGCAGCAG GAGTGATGCAGCAGTTTGCGATCTCTGAGGCCACACTGCTGGCCTGGAACTCCATGGATGGAGAGAGCCTCTGTGCCGACTCCAACCAGGGCAGCGTGGCCCACCTCAGCGAAGTCAACCAGGAGAGCATCACCAGCAGAG ATCAGCCAATGCATCACTCTTCTGCAGAAGTCTGGCCTCACACTTGCGTCTCACAGGGCCTCTACTGCCTCTCCTCCTCTGATGCCTGGGAGCCAATCAGCAACGAGCCTTCAGGCATGGCCTCTCCAGCTGCCGGCTCCTACATAATGGCAGGCGGGGCGTCTGGAGAGGGTTACGATGGCTCCGCCCTCTATCTgtcccagcagcagcagctgacactgcagcagcagagccaCTTACAGCAGCTGCAGCATCTCCAGCAGTACCAGCAGCAGCAACTACTGCAGTACCAACAACAG TCGCTGGAACATCGACTACACAGCGCCTCCCATTCCTTGCAAGCCACGCCCAACAGCACCATTCACAGCCTGGGACCACCCACTCACCCGCGATTGGCCGACTTGTGGGCAGCGGCTCAGGTGGAGCCCCATCAGATGGAGATGATGGGACACATGGGTATAACCCTGGCAGAAATGGGCATGCCTGAATCGTATGGGGACGAGTTAGTTACAGAAAATGAATGCATCCTTGAGCAACAGGAGGAGGAAGCCAGG GAGGATGACATCACATTAACGCTTGAGCCTGAGCCAATGTCCGTAACCCCCGTTCTGACCCCTCCGCCTCCAAGAGAGGACCCCACACCACCTGGCGGCACGAGTCCAGCACAGGCACCAGCAGAGCCAACGGCTGAGCACATGACCTTCGAGGTCACATCCTACGTTGTCCAATCACTGGAGGAGAAGGAAGAGGAAGTGGTGGAGGAGGGGACCGTGGTTGTAGTGGCAACCAATTGA
- the fam131ba gene encoding uncharacterized protein fam131ba isoform X5, with protein MGCIGSRTITADAVPVRKDGEQPGRAEFFLGRNQRVTRSMKDKVTKPTAMAQGRVAHMIEWQSWGKPSAGPIGGAGRSNLHRERERRMENDAYSDLSDGEKEARMAAGVMQQFAISEATLLAWNSMDGESLCADSNQGSVAHLSEVNQESITSRDQPMHHSSAEVWPHTCVSQGLYCLSSSDAWEPISNEPSGMASPAAGSYIMAGGASGEGYDGSALYLSQQQQLTLQQQSHLQQLQHLQQYQQQQLLQYQQQSLEHRLHSASHSLQATPNSTIHSLGPPTHPRLADLWAAAQVEPHQMEMMGHMGITLAEMGMPESYGDELVTENECILEQQEEEAREDDITLTLEPEPMSVTPVLTPPPPREDPTPPGGTSPAQAPAEPTAEHMTFEVTSYVVQSLEEKEEEVVEEGTVVVVATN; from the exons CGGCAGACGCGGTTCCCGTAAGGAAAGATGGAGAGCAG CCTGGACGTGCCGAGTTTTTCCTGGGAAGGAATCAAC GTGTGACGAGGTCCATGAAAGACAAGGTAACTAAACCCACTGCTATGGCTCAAGGACGCGTGGCCCATATGATTGAGTGGCAGAGTTGGGGTAAACCATCTGCTGGACCAATAGGAGGAGCAGGGCGCTCCAACCTGCAccgtgagagagaaaggagaatgGAGAATGACGCCTACAGTGACCTAAGTGACGGAGAGAAGGAGGCGCGAATGGCAGCAG GAGTGATGCAGCAGTTTGCGATCTCTGAGGCCACACTGCTGGCCTGGAACTCCATGGATGGAGAGAGCCTCTGTGCCGACTCCAACCAGGGCAGCGTGGCCCACCTCAGCGAAGTCAACCAGGAGAGCATCACCAGCAGAG ATCAGCCAATGCATCACTCTTCTGCAGAAGTCTGGCCTCACACTTGCGTCTCACAGGGCCTCTACTGCCTCTCCTCCTCTGATGCCTGGGAGCCAATCAGCAACGAGCCTTCAGGCATGGCCTCTCCAGCTGCCGGCTCCTACATAATGGCAGGCGGGGCGTCTGGAGAGGGTTACGATGGCTCCGCCCTCTATCTgtcccagcagcagcagctgacactgcagcagcagagccaCTTACAGCAGCTGCAGCATCTCCAGCAGTACCAGCAGCAGCAACTACTGCAGTACCAACAACAG TCGCTGGAACATCGACTACACAGCGCCTCCCATTCCTTGCAAGCCACGCCCAACAGCACCATTCACAGCCTGGGACCACCCACTCACCCGCGATTGGCCGACTTGTGGGCAGCGGCTCAGGTGGAGCCCCATCAGATGGAGATGATGGGACACATGGGTATAACCCTGGCAGAAATGGGCATGCCTGAATCGTATGGGGACGAGTTAGTTACAGAAAATGAATGCATCCTTGAGCAACAGGAGGAGGAAGCCAGG GAGGATGACATCACATTAACGCTTGAGCCTGAGCCAATGTCCGTAACCCCCGTTCTGACCCCTCCGCCTCCAAGAGAGGACCCCACACCACCTGGCGGCACGAGTCCAGCACAGGCACCAGCAGAGCCAACGGCTGAGCACATGACCTTCGAGGTCACATCCTACGTTGTCCAATCACTGGAGGAGAAGGAAGAGGAAGTGGTGGAGGAGGGGACCGTGGTTGTAGTGGCAACCAATTGA
- the fam131ba gene encoding uncharacterized protein fam131ba isoform X4 — MESSLDVPSFSWEGINLSMEDTTSILPRLKRNSNAYGIGALAKSSLSGVTRSMKDKVTKPTAMAQGRVAHMIEWQSWGKPSAGPIGGAGRSNLHRERERRMENDAYSDLSDGEKEARMAAGVMQQFAISEATLLAWNSMDGESLCADSNQGSVAHLSEVNQESITSRDQPMHHSSAEVWPHTCVSQGLYCLSSSDAWEPISNEPSGMASPAAGSYIMAGGASGEGYDGSALYLSQQQQLTLQQQSHLQQLQHLQQYQQQQLLQYQQQSLEHRLHSASHSLQATPNSTIHSLGPPTHPRLADLWAAAQVEPHQMEMMGHMGITLAEMGMPESYGDELVTENECILEQQEEEAREDDITLTLEPEPMSVTPVLTPPPPREDPTPPGGTSPAQAPAEPTAEHMTFEVTSYVVQSLEEKEEEVVEEGTVVVVATN; from the exons ATGGAGAGCAG CCTGGACGTGCCGAGTTTTTCCTGGGAAGGAATCAAC CTGTCTATGGAGGACACCACCTCCATCTTGCCTCGTCTGAAGCGGAACTCCAACGCCTATGGGATTGGAGCTCTGGCTAAGTCCTCTCTGTCAG GTGTGACGAGGTCCATGAAAGACAAGGTAACTAAACCCACTGCTATGGCTCAAGGACGCGTGGCCCATATGATTGAGTGGCAGAGTTGGGGTAAACCATCTGCTGGACCAATAGGAGGAGCAGGGCGCTCCAACCTGCAccgtgagagagaaaggagaatgGAGAATGACGCCTACAGTGACCTAAGTGACGGAGAGAAGGAGGCGCGAATGGCAGCAG GAGTGATGCAGCAGTTTGCGATCTCTGAGGCCACACTGCTGGCCTGGAACTCCATGGATGGAGAGAGCCTCTGTGCCGACTCCAACCAGGGCAGCGTGGCCCACCTCAGCGAAGTCAACCAGGAGAGCATCACCAGCAGAG ATCAGCCAATGCATCACTCTTCTGCAGAAGTCTGGCCTCACACTTGCGTCTCACAGGGCCTCTACTGCCTCTCCTCCTCTGATGCCTGGGAGCCAATCAGCAACGAGCCTTCAGGCATGGCCTCTCCAGCTGCCGGCTCCTACATAATGGCAGGCGGGGCGTCTGGAGAGGGTTACGATGGCTCCGCCCTCTATCTgtcccagcagcagcagctgacactgcagcagcagagccaCTTACAGCAGCTGCAGCATCTCCAGCAGTACCAGCAGCAGCAACTACTGCAGTACCAACAACAG TCGCTGGAACATCGACTACACAGCGCCTCCCATTCCTTGCAAGCCACGCCCAACAGCACCATTCACAGCCTGGGACCACCCACTCACCCGCGATTGGCCGACTTGTGGGCAGCGGCTCAGGTGGAGCCCCATCAGATGGAGATGATGGGACACATGGGTATAACCCTGGCAGAAATGGGCATGCCTGAATCGTATGGGGACGAGTTAGTTACAGAAAATGAATGCATCCTTGAGCAACAGGAGGAGGAAGCCAGG GAGGATGACATCACATTAACGCTTGAGCCTGAGCCAATGTCCGTAACCCCCGTTCTGACCCCTCCGCCTCCAAGAGAGGACCCCACACCACCTGGCGGCACGAGTCCAGCACAGGCACCAGCAGAGCCAACGGCTGAGCACATGACCTTCGAGGTCACATCCTACGTTGTCCAATCACTGGAGGAGAAGGAAGAGGAAGTGGTGGAGGAGGGGACCGTGGTTGTAGTGGCAACCAATTGA
- the fam131ba gene encoding uncharacterized protein fam131ba isoform X3, with the protein MESSLDVPSFSWEGINLSMEDTTSILPRLKRNSNAYGIGALAKSSLSGVSGVTRSMKDKVTKPTAMAQGRVAHMIEWQSWGKPSAGPIGGAGRSNLHRERERRMENDAYSDLSDGEKEARMAAGVMQQFAISEATLLAWNSMDGESLCADSNQGSVAHLSEVNQESITSRDQPMHHSSAEVWPHTCVSQGLYCLSSSDAWEPISNEPSGMASPAAGSYIMAGGASGEGYDGSALYLSQQQQLTLQQQSHLQQLQHLQQYQQQQLLQYQQQSLEHRLHSASHSLQATPNSTIHSLGPPTHPRLADLWAAAQVEPHQMEMMGHMGITLAEMGMPESYGDELVTENECILEQQEEEAREDDITLTLEPEPMSVTPVLTPPPPREDPTPPGGTSPAQAPAEPTAEHMTFEVTSYVVQSLEEKEEEVVEEGTVVVVATN; encoded by the exons ATGGAGAGCAG CCTGGACGTGCCGAGTTTTTCCTGGGAAGGAATCAAC CTGTCTATGGAGGACACCACCTCCATCTTGCCTCGTCTGAAGCGGAACTCCAACGCCTATGGGATTGGAGCTCTGGCTAAGTCCTCTCTGTCAGGTGTGTCAG GTGTGACGAGGTCCATGAAAGACAAGGTAACTAAACCCACTGCTATGGCTCAAGGACGCGTGGCCCATATGATTGAGTGGCAGAGTTGGGGTAAACCATCTGCTGGACCAATAGGAGGAGCAGGGCGCTCCAACCTGCAccgtgagagagaaaggagaatgGAGAATGACGCCTACAGTGACCTAAGTGACGGAGAGAAGGAGGCGCGAATGGCAGCAG GAGTGATGCAGCAGTTTGCGATCTCTGAGGCCACACTGCTGGCCTGGAACTCCATGGATGGAGAGAGCCTCTGTGCCGACTCCAACCAGGGCAGCGTGGCCCACCTCAGCGAAGTCAACCAGGAGAGCATCACCAGCAGAG ATCAGCCAATGCATCACTCTTCTGCAGAAGTCTGGCCTCACACTTGCGTCTCACAGGGCCTCTACTGCCTCTCCTCCTCTGATGCCTGGGAGCCAATCAGCAACGAGCCTTCAGGCATGGCCTCTCCAGCTGCCGGCTCCTACATAATGGCAGGCGGGGCGTCTGGAGAGGGTTACGATGGCTCCGCCCTCTATCTgtcccagcagcagcagctgacactgcagcagcagagccaCTTACAGCAGCTGCAGCATCTCCAGCAGTACCAGCAGCAGCAACTACTGCAGTACCAACAACAG TCGCTGGAACATCGACTACACAGCGCCTCCCATTCCTTGCAAGCCACGCCCAACAGCACCATTCACAGCCTGGGACCACCCACTCACCCGCGATTGGCCGACTTGTGGGCAGCGGCTCAGGTGGAGCCCCATCAGATGGAGATGATGGGACACATGGGTATAACCCTGGCAGAAATGGGCATGCCTGAATCGTATGGGGACGAGTTAGTTACAGAAAATGAATGCATCCTTGAGCAACAGGAGGAGGAAGCCAGG GAGGATGACATCACATTAACGCTTGAGCCTGAGCCAATGTCCGTAACCCCCGTTCTGACCCCTCCGCCTCCAAGAGAGGACCCCACACCACCTGGCGGCACGAGTCCAGCACAGGCACCAGCAGAGCCAACGGCTGAGCACATGACCTTCGAGGTCACATCCTACGTTGTCCAATCACTGGAGGAGAAGGAAGAGGAAGTGGTGGAGGAGGGGACCGTGGTTGTAGTGGCAACCAATTGA
- the fam131ba gene encoding uncharacterized protein fam131ba isoform X6: MKDKVTKPTAMAQGRVAHMIEWQSWGKPSAGPIGGAGRSNLHRERERRMENDAYSDLSDGEKEARMAAGVMQQFAISEATLLAWNSMDGESLCADSNQGSVAHLSEVNQESITSRDQPMHHSSAEVWPHTCVSQGLYCLSSSDAWEPISNEPSGMASPAAGSYIMAGGASGEGYDGSALYLSQQQQLTLQQQSHLQQLQHLQQYQQQQLLQYQQQSLEHRLHSASHSLQATPNSTIHSLGPPTHPRLADLWAAAQVEPHQMEMMGHMGITLAEMGMPESYGDELVTENECILEQQEEEAREDDITLTLEPEPMSVTPVLTPPPPREDPTPPGGTSPAQAPAEPTAEHMTFEVTSYVVQSLEEKEEEVVEEGTVVVVATN, translated from the exons ATGAAAGACAAGGTAACTAAACCCACTGCTATGGCTCAAGGACGCGTGGCCCATATGATTGAGTGGCAGAGTTGGGGTAAACCATCTGCTGGACCAATAGGAGGAGCAGGGCGCTCCAACCTGCAccgtgagagagaaaggagaatgGAGAATGACGCCTACAGTGACCTAAGTGACGGAGAGAAGGAGGCGCGAATGGCAGCAG GAGTGATGCAGCAGTTTGCGATCTCTGAGGCCACACTGCTGGCCTGGAACTCCATGGATGGAGAGAGCCTCTGTGCCGACTCCAACCAGGGCAGCGTGGCCCACCTCAGCGAAGTCAACCAGGAGAGCATCACCAGCAGAG ATCAGCCAATGCATCACTCTTCTGCAGAAGTCTGGCCTCACACTTGCGTCTCACAGGGCCTCTACTGCCTCTCCTCCTCTGATGCCTGGGAGCCAATCAGCAACGAGCCTTCAGGCATGGCCTCTCCAGCTGCCGGCTCCTACATAATGGCAGGCGGGGCGTCTGGAGAGGGTTACGATGGCTCCGCCCTCTATCTgtcccagcagcagcagctgacactgcagcagcagagccaCTTACAGCAGCTGCAGCATCTCCAGCAGTACCAGCAGCAGCAACTACTGCAGTACCAACAACAG TCGCTGGAACATCGACTACACAGCGCCTCCCATTCCTTGCAAGCCACGCCCAACAGCACCATTCACAGCCTGGGACCACCCACTCACCCGCGATTGGCCGACTTGTGGGCAGCGGCTCAGGTGGAGCCCCATCAGATGGAGATGATGGGACACATGGGTATAACCCTGGCAGAAATGGGCATGCCTGAATCGTATGGGGACGAGTTAGTTACAGAAAATGAATGCATCCTTGAGCAACAGGAGGAGGAAGCCAGG GAGGATGACATCACATTAACGCTTGAGCCTGAGCCAATGTCCGTAACCCCCGTTCTGACCCCTCCGCCTCCAAGAGAGGACCCCACACCACCTGGCGGCACGAGTCCAGCACAGGCACCAGCAGAGCCAACGGCTGAGCACATGACCTTCGAGGTCACATCCTACGTTGTCCAATCACTGGAGGAGAAGGAAGAGGAAGTGGTGGAGGAGGGGACCGTGGTTGTAGTGGCAACCAATTGA